One part of the Melopsittacus undulatus isolate bMelUnd1 chromosome 17, bMelUnd1.mat.Z, whole genome shotgun sequence genome encodes these proteins:
- the LOC101880454 gene encoding signal transducer and activator of transcription 5B isoform X1, producing MAVWIQAQQLQGEALRQMQALYGQHFPIEVRHYLSQWIESQAWDSIDLDNPQENVKATQLLEGLIQELQKKADHQVGEDGFLLKIKLGHYATQLQNTYDRCPMELVRCIRHILYHEQRLVREANNSPSPAGSLVDAMSQKHLQINQTFEELRLITQDSENELKKLQQTQEYFIIQYQENMRLQAQFSQLSQLGPQERLSRETTLQQKKASLEAWLHREAQTLQQYRVELAEKHQKTLQLLRKQQTTILDDELIQWKRRQQLAGNGGPPEGTLDVLQTWCEKLAEIIWQNRQQIRRAEHLCQQLPIPGPVQEMLSELDGTITDIISALVTSTFIIEKQPPQVLKTQTKFAATVRLLVGGKLNVHMNPPQVKATIISEQQAKALLKNESTHNESSGEILNNCCVMEYHQATGTLSAHFRNMSLKRIKRSDRRGAESVTEEKFTILFESQFSVGGNELVFQVKTLSLPVVVIVHGSQDNNATATVLWDNAFAEPGRVPFAVPDKVQWPQLCEALNMKFKAEVQSSRGLTKENLVFLAQKLFNSSSSHLEDYSSTTVSWSQFNRENLPGRNYTFWQWFDGVMEVLKKHLKPHWNDGAILGFVNKQQAHDLLINKPDGTFLLRFSDSEIGGITIAWKFDSSERMFWNLMPFTTRDFSIRSLADRLGDLSYLIYVFPDRPKDEVFSKYYTPVLCESTPAKAVDGYVKPQIKQVVPEFVNPSGDSTPGGATYMDQAPSPAVCSQPHYNMYAQNPDAVLEPEGDFDLEDTMDVARHVEELLRRPMDSQWIPHAQS from the exons ATGGCCGTGTGGAtccaggcacagcagctccagggtgAAGCCCTGCGGCAGATGCAGGCTCTCTACGGGCAGCACTTCCCCATCGAGGTGCGGCACTACCTGTCGCAGTGGATCGAGAGCCAGGCATG ggacTCCATCGACCTCGACAACCCCCAGGAGAACGTGAAGGCGACGCAGCTGCTGGAGGGGCTGAtccaggagctgcagaagaAGGCAGATCACCAAGTGGGTGAGGATGGCTTCCTGCTCAAGATCAAGCTGGGGCACTACGCCACGCAGCTGCAG AACACGTACGACCGCTGCCCCATGGAGCTGGTGCGGTGCATCCGGCACATCCTCTACCACGAGCAGCGGCTGGTGCGGGAGGCGAACAAT agcccctctccagccgGCTCCTTGGTGGATGCCATGTCCCAGAAGCACCTGCAGATCAACCAGACCTTCGAGGAGCTGCGGCTCATCACGCAGGACTCTGAGAATGAGCTCAAGAAGCTGCAGCAGACACAGGAGTACTTCATCATCCAGTACCAGGAGAACATGCGCCTCCAAG CCCAGTTctcccagctttcccagctGGGTCCCCAGGAGCGCCTGTCGCGGGAGACTACGCTGCAGCAGAAGAAGGCATCGCTGGAGGCCTGGCTGCACCGGGAGGCACAGACACTACAGCAGTACCGCGTG GAACTGGCCGAGAAGCACCAGAAGACTCTGCAGCTGCTGCGCAAGCAGCAAACGACCATCCTGGATGATGAGCTGATCCAGTGGAAGCGTCGGCAGCAGCTGGCAGGGAACGGGGGCCCCCCCGAGGGCACCCTGGACGTGCTGCAGACCTG GTGCGAGAAGCTGGCAGAGATCATCTGGCAGAACCGGCAGCAGATTCGCCGCGCTGAGCAcctgtgccagcagctgccGATCCCAGGCCCTGTGCAGGAGATGCTGTCGGAGCTGGACGGCACCATCACCGACATCATCTCCGCGCTGGTGACCAG CACCTTCATCATCGAGAAGCAGCCCCCCCAGGTGCTGAAGACACAGACCAAGTTCGCGGCCACCGTGAGGCTCCTGGTGGGGGGAAAGCTGAACGTGCACATGAACCCCCCCCAGGTGAAGGCCACCATCATCAGCGAGCAGCAAGCCAAGGCCCTGCTGAAGAACGAGAGCACCCACAA TGAGAGCAGTGGGGAGATCCTCAACAACTGCTGTGTGATGGAGTATCACCAGGCCACCGGCACGCTCAGCGCCCACTTCCGCAACATG TCCCTGAAGCGGATCAAGCGCTCGGATCGCCGCGGGGCTGAGTCGGTGACGGAGGAGAAGTTCACCATCCTCTTCGAGTCGCAGTTCAGTGTTGGTGGCAACGAGCTGGTGTTCCAGGTGAAG ACACTGTCCCTGCCCGTGGTGGTGATCGTGCACGGGAGCCAGGACAACAATGCCACAGCCACTGTGCTCTGGGACAATGCCTTTGCTGAGCCC GGCCGCGTGCCCTTTGCTGTGCCTGACAAGGTGCAGTGGCCGCAGCTGTGCGAGGCTCTCAACATGAAGTTCAAGGCAGAGGTGCAGAGCAGCCGCGGGCTCACCAAGGAGAACCTGGTGTTCCTGGCACAGAAGCtcttcaacagcagcagctcccacctgGAGGACTACAGCAGCACCACAGTGTCCTGGTCCCAGTTCAACCGG GAAAACCTGCCCGGGAGGAATTACACCTTCTGGCAGTGGTTCGATGGGGTCATGGAAGTGCTGAAGAAGCACCTGAAGCCGCACTGGAACGACGG GGCCATCCTGGGCTTCGTCAACAAGCAGCAGGCGCACGACCTGCTCATCAACAAGCCCGACGGCACCTTCCTGCTGCGCTTCAGTGACTCGGAGATCGGCGGCATCACCATCGCCTGGAAGTTCGACTCCT CTGAGAGGATGTTCTGGAACCTGATGCCTTTCACCACCAGGGACTTCTCCATCCGCTCCCTGGCCGACCGCCTCGGAGACCTCAGTTACCTCATCTACGTGTTCCCTGACCGGCCCAAGGATGAGGTGTTCTCCAAGTACTACACGCCGGTTCTCTGTGAGTCCACGCCAG ctaAAGCCGTGGATGGATACGTGAAGCCACAGATCAAGCAAGTGGTGCCAGA gttTGTCAACCCATCAGGTGATTCTACCCCCGGAGGGGCCACCTACATGGACCAGGCTCCCTCACCTGCCgtctgctcccagccccattaCAACATGTACGCTCAGAA CCCCGATGCCGTCCTGGAACCTGAAGGTGACTTTGACCTGGAGGACACCATGGACGTGGCGAGGCACGTGGAGGAGCTGCTGCGGCGCCCCATGGACAGTCAGTGGATCCCGCACGCCCAGTCCTGA
- the GHDC gene encoding GH3 domain-containing protein isoform X2, translating into MLPVPALAVAAVVVVVAAVAAVPALRHRLSRSALRRAGARYRRRLELLGTDVRLRQERRLRRLLPPGTARGTEDFRERHPVGQRCADGAPGRQEPPLLPWALLRCCWGTDPLLQGSLLYLDTLHAAFPQALVPRGTALLSWAPHHRRAPAGWALPSLYCTPAEAGAVPPRAAALRVQLLLALQHRGLRVLEAALPAELLDALQTLRSSWPELAQELALGTLRPQHGLPEGLRLQLQELLTPNAARAAELRAECARGFQGIVRRLWPQLEVVVVGTVQGTEQLYCDALRQAECKGLPFYCPFYSTAGALLGVNLWPEEPAPRFLLGPEWAFYEFLPCPVEQELQTVLLGELWEGREYELVLTARPGEYRCRAGEVLRVTGFHKQCTVVEPVRRESQALSVRGESIPEERFYRSLCRAVGMWPGAHLMDYVCVESALLGASSGACAPHYEVFVELRGLRDLSEAQRYKLDQCLQEDFPIYKSFRFKGSIGPLRLHMVGAGAFSRLREALGKPVPMPRVLREERLLQLIQSSVIS; encoded by the exons ATGCTGCCGGTGCCGGCGCTGGCGGTGGCCGCCGTCGTGGTCGTGGTCGCTGCCGTGGCCGCCGTCCCCGCTCTGCGGCACCGCCTGTCCCGCTCCGCGCTGCGCAGAGCCGGGGCCCGGTACCGGCGGcgcctggagctgctgggcacCGACGTGCGGCTCAGGCAGGAGCGGCGGCTGCGGCGGCTGCTGCCCCCCGGAACGGCCCGCG GGACGGAGGATTTCCGGGAGCGTCACCCGGTGGGGCAGCGCTGTGCGGATGGGGCACCGGGGAGGCAGGAACCGCCgctgctgccctgggcactGCTCCGCTGCTGCTGGGGCACCGACCCCCTGCTGCAG GGGTCTCTGCTCTACCTGGACACCCTCCATGCTGCCTTCCCGCAGGCGCTGGTGCCCCGGGGCACGGCGCTGCTCTCCTGGGCCCCCCATCACCGCCGTGCTCCCGCTGGCTGGGCCCTGCCCTCGCTGTACTGCACCCCGGCCGAGGCTGGGGCCGTGCCCCCCCGAGCTGCAGCCCTGCGGGTGCAGCTGCTGTTAGCGCTGCAGCACCGAGGGCTGCGGGTGCTGGAGGCTGCGCTGCCCGCGGAGCTGCTGGATGCGCTGCAGACCCTGCGCTCCTCCTGGCCAGAGCTGGCGCAGGAGCTGGCGCTGGGCACCCTGCGGCCGCAGCACGGGCTGCCCGAGGGGCTgcggctgcagctgcaggagctgctgaccCCCAACGCTGCCCGGGCGGCCGAGCTGCGCGCTGAGTGCGCCCGCGGCTTCCAGGGCATCGTGCGGCGCCTGTGGCCGCagctggaggtggtggtggtggggacgGTGCAAGGCACGGAGCAGCTCTACTGCGATGCCCTCCGGCAGGCAGAGTGCAAGGGGCTGCCCTTCTACTGCCCCTTctacagcacagcaggag CGCTGCTGGGTGTGAATCTGTGGCCGGAGGAGCCAGCACCACGATTCCTGCTGGGTCCTGAGTGGGCTTTCTACGAGTTCCTGCCCTGCCcagtggagcaggagctgcagacgGTGCTGCTGGGAGAGCTCTGGGAGGGACGTGAGTACGAGCTGGTCCTGACAGCCCGGCCAGGAGAGTACAG GTGCCGTGCTGGGGAGGTGCTGAGGGTGACCGGCTTCCACAAGCAGTGTACCGTGGTGGAGCCCGTGCGCAG GGAGAGCCAGGCACTGAGCGTGCGGGGTGAGAGCATCCCCGAGGAGCGGTTCTACCGGAGCCTGTGCCGCGCCGTGGGCATGTGGCCGGGTGCTCACCTGATGGACTACGTCTGCGTGGAGAGTGCTCTGCTGG GTGCCTCTTCGGGAGCCTGTGCTCCCCACTATGAGGTGTTTGTGGAGCTGCGGGGCCTGCGGGACCTGTCGGAGGCGCAGCGCTACAAG ctggACCAGTGTCTCCAGGAGGATTTCCCCATCTATAAATCCTTCCGCTTCAAGGGCAGCATCGGGCCCCTGCGCCTGCACATGGTGGGCGCCGGGGCCTTTTCCCGGCTGCGGGAGGCACTGGGCAAGCCTGTCCCTATGCCCAGGGTCCTGCGGGAGGAGCggctgctgcagctcatccAGAGCTCCGTCATCTCCTAG
- the LOC101880454 gene encoding signal transducer and activator of transcription 5B isoform X2: MAVWIQAQQLQGEALRQMQALYGQHFPIEVRHYLSQWIESQAWDSIDLDNPQENVKATQLLEGLIQELQKKADHQVGEDGFLLKIKLGHYATQLQNTYDRCPMELVRCIRHILYHEQRLVREANNSPSPAGSLVDAMSQKHLQINQTFEELRLITQDSENELKKLQQTQEYFIIQYQENMRLQAQFSQLSQLGPQERLSRETTLQQKKASLEAWLHREAQTLQQYRVELAEKHQKTLQLLRKQQTTILDDELIQWKRRQQLAGNGGPPEGTLDVLQTWCEKLAEIIWQNRQQIRRAEHLCQQLPIPGPVQEMLSELDGTITDIISALVTSTFIIEKQPPQVLKTQTKFAATVRLLVGGKLNVHMNPPQVKATIISEQQAKALLKNESTHNESSGEILNNCCVMEYHQATGTLSAHFRNMSLKRIKRSDRRGAESVTEEKFTILFESQFSVGGNELVFQVKTLSLPVVVIVHGSQDNNATATVLWDNAFAEPGRVPFAVPDKVQWPQLCEALNMKFKAEVQSSRGLTKENLVFLAQKLFNSSSSHLEDYSSTTVSWSQFNRENLPGRNYTFWQWFDGVMEVLKKHLKPHWNDGAILGFVNKQQAHDLLINKPDGTFLLRFSDSEIGGITIAWKFDSSERMFWNLMPFTTRDFSIRSLADRLGDLSYLIYVFPDRPKDEVFSKYYTPVLSKAVDGYVKPQIKQVVPEFVNPSGDSTPGGATYMDQAPSPAVCSQPHYNMYAQNPDAVLEPEGDFDLEDTMDVARHVEELLRRPMDSQWIPHAQS; this comes from the exons ATGGCCGTGTGGAtccaggcacagcagctccagggtgAAGCCCTGCGGCAGATGCAGGCTCTCTACGGGCAGCACTTCCCCATCGAGGTGCGGCACTACCTGTCGCAGTGGATCGAGAGCCAGGCATG ggacTCCATCGACCTCGACAACCCCCAGGAGAACGTGAAGGCGACGCAGCTGCTGGAGGGGCTGAtccaggagctgcagaagaAGGCAGATCACCAAGTGGGTGAGGATGGCTTCCTGCTCAAGATCAAGCTGGGGCACTACGCCACGCAGCTGCAG AACACGTACGACCGCTGCCCCATGGAGCTGGTGCGGTGCATCCGGCACATCCTCTACCACGAGCAGCGGCTGGTGCGGGAGGCGAACAAT agcccctctccagccgGCTCCTTGGTGGATGCCATGTCCCAGAAGCACCTGCAGATCAACCAGACCTTCGAGGAGCTGCGGCTCATCACGCAGGACTCTGAGAATGAGCTCAAGAAGCTGCAGCAGACACAGGAGTACTTCATCATCCAGTACCAGGAGAACATGCGCCTCCAAG CCCAGTTctcccagctttcccagctGGGTCCCCAGGAGCGCCTGTCGCGGGAGACTACGCTGCAGCAGAAGAAGGCATCGCTGGAGGCCTGGCTGCACCGGGAGGCACAGACACTACAGCAGTACCGCGTG GAACTGGCCGAGAAGCACCAGAAGACTCTGCAGCTGCTGCGCAAGCAGCAAACGACCATCCTGGATGATGAGCTGATCCAGTGGAAGCGTCGGCAGCAGCTGGCAGGGAACGGGGGCCCCCCCGAGGGCACCCTGGACGTGCTGCAGACCTG GTGCGAGAAGCTGGCAGAGATCATCTGGCAGAACCGGCAGCAGATTCGCCGCGCTGAGCAcctgtgccagcagctgccGATCCCAGGCCCTGTGCAGGAGATGCTGTCGGAGCTGGACGGCACCATCACCGACATCATCTCCGCGCTGGTGACCAG CACCTTCATCATCGAGAAGCAGCCCCCCCAGGTGCTGAAGACACAGACCAAGTTCGCGGCCACCGTGAGGCTCCTGGTGGGGGGAAAGCTGAACGTGCACATGAACCCCCCCCAGGTGAAGGCCACCATCATCAGCGAGCAGCAAGCCAAGGCCCTGCTGAAGAACGAGAGCACCCACAA TGAGAGCAGTGGGGAGATCCTCAACAACTGCTGTGTGATGGAGTATCACCAGGCCACCGGCACGCTCAGCGCCCACTTCCGCAACATG TCCCTGAAGCGGATCAAGCGCTCGGATCGCCGCGGGGCTGAGTCGGTGACGGAGGAGAAGTTCACCATCCTCTTCGAGTCGCAGTTCAGTGTTGGTGGCAACGAGCTGGTGTTCCAGGTGAAG ACACTGTCCCTGCCCGTGGTGGTGATCGTGCACGGGAGCCAGGACAACAATGCCACAGCCACTGTGCTCTGGGACAATGCCTTTGCTGAGCCC GGCCGCGTGCCCTTTGCTGTGCCTGACAAGGTGCAGTGGCCGCAGCTGTGCGAGGCTCTCAACATGAAGTTCAAGGCAGAGGTGCAGAGCAGCCGCGGGCTCACCAAGGAGAACCTGGTGTTCCTGGCACAGAAGCtcttcaacagcagcagctcccacctgGAGGACTACAGCAGCACCACAGTGTCCTGGTCCCAGTTCAACCGG GAAAACCTGCCCGGGAGGAATTACACCTTCTGGCAGTGGTTCGATGGGGTCATGGAAGTGCTGAAGAAGCACCTGAAGCCGCACTGGAACGACGG GGCCATCCTGGGCTTCGTCAACAAGCAGCAGGCGCACGACCTGCTCATCAACAAGCCCGACGGCACCTTCCTGCTGCGCTTCAGTGACTCGGAGATCGGCGGCATCACCATCGCCTGGAAGTTCGACTCCT CTGAGAGGATGTTCTGGAACCTGATGCCTTTCACCACCAGGGACTTCTCCATCCGCTCCCTGGCCGACCGCCTCGGAGACCTCAGTTACCTCATCTACGTGTTCCCTGACCGGCCCAAGGATGAGGTGTTCTCCAAGTACTACACGCCGGTTCTCT ctaAAGCCGTGGATGGATACGTGAAGCCACAGATCAAGCAAGTGGTGCCAGA gttTGTCAACCCATCAGGTGATTCTACCCCCGGAGGGGCCACCTACATGGACCAGGCTCCCTCACCTGCCgtctgctcccagccccattaCAACATGTACGCTCAGAA CCCCGATGCCGTCCTGGAACCTGAAGGTGACTTTGACCTGGAGGACACCATGGACGTGGCGAGGCACGTGGAGGAGCTGCTGCGGCGCCCCATGGACAGTCAGTGGATCCCGCACGCCCAGTCCTGA
- the GHDC gene encoding GH3 domain-containing protein isoform X1 yields MLPVPALAVAAVVVVVAAVAAVPALRHRLSRSALRRAGARYRRRLELLGTDVRLRQERRLRRLLPPGTARGERRAAEREASGGELRGSCSPCAPPAGTEDFRERHPVGQRCADGAPGRQEPPLLPWALLRCCWGTDPLLQGSLLYLDTLHAAFPQALVPRGTALLSWAPHHRRAPAGWALPSLYCTPAEAGAVPPRAAALRVQLLLALQHRGLRVLEAALPAELLDALQTLRSSWPELAQELALGTLRPQHGLPEGLRLQLQELLTPNAARAAELRAECARGFQGIVRRLWPQLEVVVVGTVQGTEQLYCDALRQAECKGLPFYCPFYSTAGALLGVNLWPEEPAPRFLLGPEWAFYEFLPCPVEQELQTVLLGELWEGREYELVLTARPGEYRCRAGEVLRVTGFHKQCTVVEPVRRESQALSVRGESIPEERFYRSLCRAVGMWPGAHLMDYVCVESALLGASSGACAPHYEVFVELRGLRDLSEAQRYKLDQCLQEDFPIYKSFRFKGSIGPLRLHMVGAGAFSRLREALGKPVPMPRVLREERLLQLIQSSVIS; encoded by the exons ATGCTGCCGGTGCCGGCGCTGGCGGTGGCCGCCGTCGTGGTCGTGGTCGCTGCCGTGGCCGCCGTCCCCGCTCTGCGGCACCGCCTGTCCCGCTCCGCGCTGCGCAGAGCCGGGGCCCGGTACCGGCGGcgcctggagctgctgggcacCGACGTGCGGCTCAGGCAGGAGCGGCGGCTGCGGCGGCTGCTGCCCCCCGGAACGGCCCGCGGTGAGCGGCGGGCGGCCGAGCGGGAGGCGTCGGGGGGGGAGCTCCGGGGGTCCTGCTCACCCTGCGCTCCCCCGGCAGGGACGGAGGATTTCCGGGAGCGTCACCCGGTGGGGCAGCGCTGTGCGGATGGGGCACCGGGGAGGCAGGAACCGCCgctgctgccctgggcactGCTCCGCTGCTGCTGGGGCACCGACCCCCTGCTGCAG GGGTCTCTGCTCTACCTGGACACCCTCCATGCTGCCTTCCCGCAGGCGCTGGTGCCCCGGGGCACGGCGCTGCTCTCCTGGGCCCCCCATCACCGCCGTGCTCCCGCTGGCTGGGCCCTGCCCTCGCTGTACTGCACCCCGGCCGAGGCTGGGGCCGTGCCCCCCCGAGCTGCAGCCCTGCGGGTGCAGCTGCTGTTAGCGCTGCAGCACCGAGGGCTGCGGGTGCTGGAGGCTGCGCTGCCCGCGGAGCTGCTGGATGCGCTGCAGACCCTGCGCTCCTCCTGGCCAGAGCTGGCGCAGGAGCTGGCGCTGGGCACCCTGCGGCCGCAGCACGGGCTGCCCGAGGGGCTgcggctgcagctgcaggagctgctgaccCCCAACGCTGCCCGGGCGGCCGAGCTGCGCGCTGAGTGCGCCCGCGGCTTCCAGGGCATCGTGCGGCGCCTGTGGCCGCagctggaggtggtggtggtggggacgGTGCAAGGCACGGAGCAGCTCTACTGCGATGCCCTCCGGCAGGCAGAGTGCAAGGGGCTGCCCTTCTACTGCCCCTTctacagcacagcaggag CGCTGCTGGGTGTGAATCTGTGGCCGGAGGAGCCAGCACCACGATTCCTGCTGGGTCCTGAGTGGGCTTTCTACGAGTTCCTGCCCTGCCcagtggagcaggagctgcagacgGTGCTGCTGGGAGAGCTCTGGGAGGGACGTGAGTACGAGCTGGTCCTGACAGCCCGGCCAGGAGAGTACAG GTGCCGTGCTGGGGAGGTGCTGAGGGTGACCGGCTTCCACAAGCAGTGTACCGTGGTGGAGCCCGTGCGCAG GGAGAGCCAGGCACTGAGCGTGCGGGGTGAGAGCATCCCCGAGGAGCGGTTCTACCGGAGCCTGTGCCGCGCCGTGGGCATGTGGCCGGGTGCTCACCTGATGGACTACGTCTGCGTGGAGAGTGCTCTGCTGG GTGCCTCTTCGGGAGCCTGTGCTCCCCACTATGAGGTGTTTGTGGAGCTGCGGGGCCTGCGGGACCTGTCGGAGGCGCAGCGCTACAAG ctggACCAGTGTCTCCAGGAGGATTTCCCCATCTATAAATCCTTCCGCTTCAAGGGCAGCATCGGGCCCCTGCGCCTGCACATGGTGGGCGCCGGGGCCTTTTCCCGGCTGCGGGAGGCACTGGGCAAGCCTGTCCCTATGCCCAGGGTCCTGCGGGAGGAGCggctgctgcagctcatccAGAGCTCCGTCATCTCCTAG